The Rhizobium viscosum genomic sequence CTCTTCGCGGTGCTGCTTGGCGGAGCGACGGCGCTGCTGCCGATGTTTGCCCGCGATATTCTGCATGCCGGCCCGTGGGGCCTTGGCCTGCTGCGCGCGGCGCCCGCAATCGGTGCACTTGCCATGTCCATCGTGCTGGCGCGCCGGCCGCTGACATCGGATGTCGGCCGGAAGATGATGGTGGCGGTCGCGGTCTTCGGTGTCGCCACCATCGTCTTCTCGCTCTCGACAAACATCGCGCTTTCCGTCATCGCGCTGCTCGTCGTCGGTGCCTCCGATACGGTCAGCGTCGTCGTGCGGAGCTCTCTCGTGCAGCTTCTGACGCCCGACGAGATGCGCGGCCGCGTCAACGCCGTGAACTCGCTCTTCATCGGCACCTCGAACCAGCTTGGCGAATTCGAGTCCGGCATGGTTGCCGGCGTGGTCGGCCCGGTCGTGGCCGGCATTGCCGGCGGGGTCGGTACGATCGTCGTCGTGTTCCTGTGGACGCGATTCTTCCCCGACCTTCTGAAGGTGAAGACACTTCAGGGCTAGCCCTTATCTCCTTGCCGCATCGGCCGCGGGCGTTAATTGAGGCGGCAATGTCGGATGTGGCCGGCGTCGAACGTCCTTTGGACGTTAACACGAGAGGAGAAATGCAATGTCCTATGTTGATGGCTTCATCGTCGCCGTTCCCCGCGAGAATGTCGATGCCTACAAGGAATTCTCCGCCTATGCCGGTTCGATCTGGAAGGAATATGGTGCGCTCGAATATGTCGAATGCCTCGGCAACGACGTGCCTTATGGCGAACTGACCTCGTTTCCACGCGCCGTGATGGCCAAGGATGACGAGGTCGTGGTGTTTTCCTGGATCCTCTACAAATCCAGGCAGCAGCGCGACGAGATCAATGCCAAGGTGATGGCCGATCCGCGCCTTTCCAGCGACAAGTGGCAGATGCCTTTCGACGGCAAGCGCATGATCTACGGCGGCTTCGAGGAGTTGCTGCGGCTCTAGCATCGGATCCGTGCCATTGACTTCAAGGGCAAGGCACGCCACCTCGCGGGAGATAATCTGCGACGGAGACCGCCTTGCCCCAGACGATGTTTACGCTTTCCACCCGTGGCCAGGGCCTCTACGAATTCACCGATCAGGCCCAAGCCTTCGTGCGACAGTCCGGCATGGAGGAGGGGTTGTTGACGGTTTTCGTGCGCCATACCTCCTGTTCGCTGCTCATCCAGGAAAATGCCGATCCCGATGTGAAGACGGACCTCAACAGCTTTTTCCGCCGCCTCGTGCCGCCATCATCCGACCCATCAATGCAGTGGGTCGTTCATACGACAGAGGGACCGGATGATATGCCTGCTCACATCAAGGCTGCACTGACCCAGGTTTCGATCGGCGTTCCCGTCAGTCGCGGTCGACTGGTACTTGGCACCTGGCAAGGCATCTATCTCTTCGAGCACCGTGACCGTCCGCACCGGCGCGACGTCGTGTTGCATTTGAGTCCGTGAGATCATTACGCCTTGTGAATGCCAACTGAATGGGCGGTTCGAACGGCATTCAGCTTCGTGCGTTTAGTCTTGCGGCAATCCCAAAAGGGAGATTGAGGAAACACCACGAGGAGACAAACCCAATGTCGCATTTCCTTGCCAAGGCTTGGCTTGCCGCACTGCTCGCTTTGAGTTCCATTCCGTTTGCCGGCTCCGCCGCTTTCGCCGCGCCCCAGACGGATTTCGTCGTCAAGGCGCAGTATTATCACCGCCCGCCGGTTCGTGGCTGCTCGCCGATGCAGGCCATTCGCAAGGCTCGCTATTCCGGCCTGCGAGACGTGCGCATTTCCAAGATCACGCCGCGCCGTGTCGTCGTCACCGGCCGCGACCGCCGTGGCTGGGACCGAATGGCCTTCGCCAATGTGCGCGGCTGCCCGCTCATGTACCGTTAATTCGTTCGGCCGGAGCCCGGAAAACTCGAGCTCCGGCCGTTTTGCCTTGACCGCAACGCTTTCGCCCGTGTTCTCTCGGAACTGTGTGTAAGTGATTCCGGAACAGCTCCGGCAGTTGCCCGCGGCTACCAACCACGAGGATCTTTTCATGATGCAGTTTCTGGCGAAGGCGGGGCTTGCCGCCCTTCTTTCCGCTGCTGCGCTGGCCGGCACCATTGCGCCGGCTGCAGCACAGGTGAATATCATTATCGGCGAACCGGACCGTGGTCCGCCCCCGCCGGACTGGCGCCGTCCGCCGCCACCACCGCCGGGTTACGGCCGTCCGCCGGGCTACGGGCGCCCACCGCGTGGCGGCTGCGATCCGCGCATGGCGGAAAACATCGCCGAGGATTACGGCCTGCGCCGCACGCGCGTCGTCGATATCACGCCGCGCCGTGTCATCGTGCAGGGCTGGAGCCGCCGCGGCCCCGACCAGATGACTTTCGGCAACGTTCGCGGTTGCCCACTCATGCGCCGCTGATACCAGGCGTACGATCGTCCATCGCATAAAAAACCGCCCTTGCAGACAGCAAAGGCGGTTTTCTTTTGAGCGGCTTTTCCCTTTGGGACAGGGCGCGGAAGCGCCCTGCGAAAGTTTACTGCTCGATTGCGAAAGTCATGCTGACGGTGACATTGTAGCTGTTCTCGCCACCCTGGACCGGAACGGCGGCGACATCGGAGGCTTCCTTCATCATCGCGGCGCGGTAGACCGGCTGCGGCATCGGGCGCACGACATTCTCGCTGATCTCGACGACGCGGCCAACCTTCACGCCGGCGGCTTCGCTCAGCGTTTTGGCTTTCTTGATCGCATTGGCGACAGCGTTCTTGCGGGCTGCCTCGAGGGCTGCTTCCGGCTTGTCGTTGGTGAATTGGATATCGCCGCCCTGATTGATGCCGAGCGTGACGGACTGATCAATGATCTCGCCGAGTTTGGAGAGGTCGCGGACGCGAACGGTGACCGAATTGCTGGTCTGGTAGCCGATCAGCTGCGGCGGCTGCGGCTGGTTGTCGACCGGCTGCGGGTAATTGTACTGCGGCTGGATCGAAAAGCCCGAGGTCTGCAGGTCGCGGTCGGCAATGCCGCTCTTCTTCAGTGCAGCCAGCACTTCGCTCATCGCCTTGTTGTTTTCATCGAGCGCTTCGCGGGCGGTCTTTGCCTGTTTGACCACTGCGAGATTGACGACGGCCATATCGGGAGCCAATGCCGATTCGCCCTCTCCTGATACGGTGATGACCGCTTCGCGCGGCCGATTCTCCTGCGCCAGAAGCGGAGCGGATGCCGCAAGCGGCAGGCTCAGAAAGGCTGTCAGAAGGGCAGTCTTGGTGTAGTTCGGCGCCATGTTTGTTCCTCGGCTGTTTGCGTCCCTGCGAGCTTTGTGTCTGCGGATTGTGAAGCTATTGCGGCAGGAATCGATATGAGAATTGCTTTATCACGATGATTGCTTTCGACTAAAGAGTGTAGGGGGCAATCAACGCATGGTAGGTAATCTGAGCGTGTGGCTGTTGCCCGCGGTTAAGCCTCGACTTATAAAGAACCGCATTTCTGTCTCATGCTGAAGTTTCGCTTTTATGAAAATCGGTGCCTATGTCATCAACCTGAACCGCTCCATCGCCCGATGGGAAGGGCTTTCGCGGAGGGCCAATTCGCTGGCGCTCGACGTCGTCAGGATATCCGGGGTGGATGGCTCGCAGATCCAGCCGCACGACAAGGCTGACATCAACAAGCGGCAATTTTTTCTTCGCAATGGCAGGAACTATCTGTCAGGCGAGCACGGCTGCTATCGCAGCCACGTCAAGGCACTCACCGAGTTTCTCGACAGCAGCAATGATGCGGCGATCATCATGGAAGATGACGTGGAACTGCAGGCCGATCTGATAGAACGTGCAGAGGCTGTGCTTGCTGCGGTTCCGAAAGCGGAACTGGTCAAGTTGCTCAACCATCGGTCCAAGGGCTTCGTGCAGAAGGCGACGACGAAATTCGGTGATGCGATCGGCCGCTGCATCCACGGGCCGCAGGGTTCGGCCGCCTGCTATCTGGTCACCCGATCCGGCGCAAAGAAGCTTCTGCGGACCATGACCGTCATGGTCTATCCCTTCGATGTGGCATTAGAGCGCGGGTGGTCGACCGAGGTTAATACCTTTACGGTCAAGAACAATCTGATAGAGCTAGGGCCGAACAGCCACGAAACGGCGATTGCGACGAAGCTTGACTACAGACGGCAGAAATTCAAGGGAATACGCCGCTCCGTCACGCATCTGCTTCGCGCCGCCGATTATGCTAGAAGGGTGCAATATTCTCTATGGTAGCGAGCGAAGAGCCGATTGCCACGCCCTCCCGCCTCAAGCCTGTCCTCATCATCCTGTGGCTGCTGCTGATTTCGGCTCCCATTCTGGAAAGCGATAGCTATCGCTATGCGGCGCTGCTGCTGATCGGGACGATCTTTGTCTGGTTCAAGCCGAATCTTGGCCTGTTGAAGCGAGATTGGCTGGCCAATGCCTGCATTGCCTGGGGCGCCTACGCTCTGCTGCGCTTCCTCTTCGGCCTGATCGTCGACGGCGAAAAGGGCGCGTCCGACTGGCTCTACGCCTTTCCGCTGTTTTTTCCGGCTGTGGGCATCGCGCTTTATTCCAGCCGGAAACAGATCGAAACGGTCTTTGCGATCTATTTCCCGATCGCACTTGCCGCCCTGCTGATCTCCACCGACTATCGGCTCATTCTTGCAGGCGACGACCGTATTTCGCCGCTCTTCCATAACAACCTGATCCATGGCGCGATCGGCTGCGGCTTCCTGATGATCGGGGCTTTCTACTGGCTGTTGCACGCTTGGGAGACCGGCCAGCTTGCACGCCGTTCCGGCAGCTGGATTATCGCCGTCGCGACGCTCATCATCGCTCTCTGCCTTTTCAACATTTACGGCTCCAAGGCGAAAGGCGTCTGGCTGAGCCTCGTCCTCGTCGGGCCTCTAATGCTCGCCTCGCTGCTGCTTTATGCAGATAGACGCCGGGCCGCGTTGGTAGGGGCTGTCGTCGTCGCTCTCATCGCAGCGGCGCTTTTTGTCGGCGGCGATGATATCTGGCGGTTTGCCGGCCCGACCTACGAGGCCACCGCACGGATCGAGACCGAAATCTCTGCGCATGGCGCATGGAATGCTGTCGCTGATGCGATCGCGTCAAAGGATACGCCGGAGTCGATGAATGAACGGCTGCAGCTCTGGGCGAATGCTTCGGAAGTGATTGCCCAGGCGCCTTTCTTCGGTGCCGGCAACCACTGGCTCACGCTCTGGCAGTCCACCACCTATGCCAGCGTACCCTATACGCTGCTCCATAACGGCTACTTCGAGATGCTTGTTCGTCACGGGCTGTTCGGCATTATCGTTTTCGCCATATTGGCAACAGGCATGTACAGCCGGGTGTTTGCCGCATGGAGAGCCAGGCTGATCAGCCTCAGCGCGCTGCTGGCCTATAGCATGGTGACGCTGTTCTTCCTCGGAACGATCCTGTCCAACTCCAACAATCGGCTGGCAATCGGCGAATCGTTCTTTTTCGTGTTTTCCGCCGTCGCGTTTGCCTGCGGGATCATGTTGAAGAAGAGGGAGGTCAGGCAAGATGCCGGGATGATATCCCGGGATCGGAAGGCTGCCTGAGAGGGCGTGGAAGCCCGCCCGAAAGGGATGCCGAGCGCTCTCAAGCTTGAGCGCTCGTCTTGTCAGATACCGAAATCGTCAAGAAACGAAGGATGGATCGCGGTCTTCCTTGCCTCGCGCGCATCACGATAGCGCTGCTGGGCAGAACCAAGACCGTCGACGATCCGTCGCATGAGGCCGTTTTTACGGCGTTTGAAAATCAAGGGCATATCAAGCTCACTTTTTTTATTTTTGTTAGCCGGCGAGCATATAATTTGTGCGCGATGCTGCAACAATGGGCATTTTGGCATGCCACCTATGCAGAATATGACAGTGAGATGACAATGGCGCAGTCTCACGCCCCGTGACGGGCTGACGACCTTCCTTTCGTCGTCGATGGTATCGGCCATAGCGGTGCTGTAAGATGCTGCTGTCGTCCTTTCGGGGGAAGAGACTGACATGGAGCGCCGCCTTGCAGCCATCCTGATTGCCGATGTCGTGGGCTATGGCCGTTTGAGCCAGGTCGACGAGGAGGGGACGCGTCTGCGCTTCCAGGCAGACCTCAGGGAGATCGTCGAGCCCCTGATAGCCGAGCATAGCGGGCGGCTGGTCAAAACCATGGGCGACGGGCTGCTGGTCGAATTTCACAGTGTAGTCGAGGCCATGCGCTGCGCGGTGGACGTGCAGAAGCTGAAGGCGAAACACAATGCGGAGATACCGGCCGATTTTCGCCTGGATTTCCGCATCGGCATCAATCTGGGTGACATCATCGTCGAGGGGGCAGATATCCACGGCGATGGCGTCAATCTCGCCGACCGTATGCAGGTGCTCGCCGAGCCCGGCGGGATCGCGGTCTCCGGGCCAGCCTATGACCAGGTGAAATCGAAGCTCGATGTCGGTTTC encodes the following:
- a CDS encoding O-antigen ligase family protein; this translates as MVASEEPIATPSRLKPVLIILWLLLISAPILESDSYRYAALLLIGTIFVWFKPNLGLLKRDWLANACIAWGAYALLRFLFGLIVDGEKGASDWLYAFPLFFPAVGIALYSSRKQIETVFAIYFPIALAALLISTDYRLILAGDDRISPLFHNNLIHGAIGCGFLMIGAFYWLLHAWETGQLARRSGSWIIAVATLIIALCLFNIYGSKAKGVWLSLVLVGPLMLASLLLYADRRRAALVGAVVVALIAAALFVGGDDIWRFAGPTYEATARIETEISAHGAWNAVADAIASKDTPESMNERLQLWANASEVIAQAPFFGAGNHWLTLWQSTTYASVPYTLLHNGYFEMLVRHGLFGIIVFAILATGMYSRVFAAWRARLISLSALLAYSMVTLFFLGTILSNSNNRLAIGESFFFVFSAVAFACGIMLKKREVRQDAGMISRDRKAA
- a CDS encoding glycosyltransferase family 25 protein, with product MKIGAYVINLNRSIARWEGLSRRANSLALDVVRISGVDGSQIQPHDKADINKRQFFLRNGRNYLSGEHGCYRSHVKALTEFLDSSNDAAIIMEDDVELQADLIERAEAVLAAVPKAELVKLLNHRSKGFVQKATTKFGDAIGRCIHGPQGSAACYLVTRSGAKKLLRTMTVMVYPFDVALERGWSTEVNTFTVKNNLIELGPNSHETAIATKLDYRRQKFKGIRRSVTHLLRAADYARRVQYSLW
- a CDS encoding SIMPL domain-containing protein, producing the protein MAPNYTKTALLTAFLSLPLAASAPLLAQENRPREAVITVSGEGESALAPDMAVVNLAVVKQAKTAREALDENNKAMSEVLAALKKSGIADRDLQTSGFSIQPQYNYPQPVDNQPQPPQLIGYQTSNSVTVRVRDLSKLGEIIDQSVTLGINQGGDIQFTNDKPEAALEAARKNAVANAIKKAKTLSEAAGVKVGRVVEISENVVRPMPQPVYRAAMMKEASDVAAVPVQGGENSYNVTVSMTFAIEQ
- a CDS encoding secondary thiamine-phosphate synthase enzyme YjbQ, coding for MPQTMFTLSTRGQGLYEFTDQAQAFVRQSGMEEGLLTVFVRHTSCSLLIQENADPDVKTDLNSFFRRLVPPSSDPSMQWVVHTTEGPDDMPAHIKAALTQVSIGVPVSRGRLVLGTWQGIYLFEHRDRPHRRDVVLHLSP
- a CDS encoding DUF1428 domain-containing protein; this translates as MSYVDGFIVAVPRENVDAYKEFSAYAGSIWKEYGALEYVECLGNDVPYGELTSFPRAVMAKDDEVVVFSWILYKSRQQRDEINAKVMADPRLSSDKWQMPFDGKRMIYGGFEELLRL